A window of the Parabacteroides merdae ATCC 43184 genome harbors these coding sequences:
- a CDS encoding DcaP family trimeric outer membrane transporter, producing the protein MKTLLKSAVLLLGMGLLSTHSQAQKVVVEDKEPNSVMFVTIDKAGNEIIRIMNASQNPRFHEPKAPRFLLTDRKGKFALGIGGYVKLAAEYDFGGISDNIDFYPALIPGRGQSYVRNQFQMDATTSTIFLKLVGHTDLLGDFVVYTAGNFRGGSGKIFELRNAYVSARGFTAGYDYGSFMDLGNVPATIDFAGPNGMSIYHATQIRYEHALAKGLKAGIGVEMPVVDGLTNEHVSIAKQRMPNFPVYVQYGWNPKSHFRAAAIIRSMTYDDLTARKAESEIGWGVLASATFNLTNRLQVYGQGVYGKGIGQFLNDMSMLNVDVVPNPEKEGKMQVLPMMGWFAGMQYNFSPKVFITSTYGQSRLYSHDGYPVTASDQYRYGQYLNATLFWNITSDLQAGAEYLRGWRTDFNGDTRHANRVNLAVQYSF; encoded by the coding sequence ATGAAAACATTGTTGAAAAGCGCAGTTCTACTGCTCGGAATGGGATTGCTTTCTACCCATTCCCAGGCTCAGAAAGTTGTGGTTGAGGATAAAGAACCGAATTCCGTCATGTTCGTCACGATCGATAAGGCGGGCAATGAGATTATCCGGATCATGAATGCGTCACAGAATCCCCGTTTCCACGAACCGAAAGCGCCCCGTTTCCTGCTGACAGACCGGAAAGGCAAGTTTGCTCTCGGTATCGGAGGATATGTGAAACTGGCAGCCGAATATGATTTTGGCGGTATTTCCGATAATATCGACTTTTACCCGGCATTGATTCCCGGCAGAGGACAGTCGTATGTACGGAACCAGTTCCAGATGGACGCCACTACGAGCACGATCTTCCTGAAGCTGGTCGGGCATACGGATCTCTTGGGCGATTTCGTGGTGTATACGGCCGGTAACTTCCGCGGTGGAAGCGGCAAGATATTCGAGTTGAGGAATGCTTATGTGTCGGCACGAGGCTTTACGGCGGGTTACGATTATGGTTCGTTCATGGACTTGGGCAATGTGCCTGCCACGATCGACTTTGCCGGTCCTAACGGGATGTCGATCTATCATGCCACACAGATCCGTTACGAACATGCGCTCGCCAAAGGTTTGAAAGCCGGTATCGGTGTGGAAATGCCGGTTGTGGACGGGCTGACAAACGAGCATGTCAGTATTGCCAAGCAGCGGATGCCGAACTTCCCGGTCTACGTGCAGTATGGCTGGAACCCTAAAAGCCATTTCCGGGCTGCGGCTATTATCAGGAGCATGACCTACGATGATTTGACGGCCCGCAAAGCGGAATCGGAGATCGGATGGGGTGTTCTGGCTTCTGCCACTTTTAACCTGACGAATCGTTTGCAGGTCTATGGACAGGGTGTGTATGGCAAAGGTATCGGGCAGTTCCTGAACGACATGAGCATGTTGAATGTCGATGTGGTCCCGAATCCTGAAAAAGAAGGGAAGATGCAGGTGCTCCCGATGATGGGCTGGTTTGCCGGCATGCAGTATAATTTCTCTCCGAAAGTGTTTATTACCAGCACATATGGGCAGTCACGCTTGTATAGCCATGATGGTTATCCTGTTACTGCTTCCGACCAGTACCGCTACGGACAATACCTGAACGCCACGCTTTTCTGGAACATCACGTCCGACCTGCAGGCCGGAGCCGAATATCTGCGCGGCTGGCGTACGGATTTCAACGGTGACACACGTCATGCGAACCGGGTGAATCTGGCGGTACAGTATAGTTTCTAA